A DNA window from Argopecten irradians isolate NY chromosome 10, Ai_NY, whole genome shotgun sequence contains the following coding sequences:
- the LOC138332519 gene encoding uncharacterized protein — MIFLPKTSWYCMVILFCVHGTLASRDDTIAKLEDLEKSYNDLEEGLRVIGEYIQTITDARREIFTKPLANKLKGAEENIRSRKDHESVRYRAKQRLYSLISLFLSQTSPFTTPTTTTTTPSTTTTSTTTTPSTTTTSTITPTSSTTTSTTTTTSTTTTTSTTTATATVSAATSTIPSHGTTVLWSSAIPITAPTTPLTTPTPSKPLTTTHSITTSSTSTITLTTPTTTQTIPSTTRTPATTTTTPTTTTTPTTTTTTPTTPTTTTTTPTTTTTTPTTTTTPTTTTLPTTTEHVIPPVVFHASLTNVYPVMSPKQVIAFDRVITNVGHAYDSNFGLFKTPYNGVYEFVLTVAAAKGHFVDVVLMKNAGVLCRAHASGDEGIGMCVSMVHATKDDDIFVRHFNGKGTHISGINGYSSFSGHLISDDVNN, encoded by the exons ATGATATTTCTTCCAAAGACATCATGGTATTGCATGGTCATATTGTTTTGTGTCCATGGTACGTTGGCGAGTCGTGACGACACCATAGCTAAACTTGAGGATCTGGAAAAGTCCTATAATGACTTGGAGGAGGGGCTTCGCGTGATCGGGGAGTATATACAAACTATCACTGACGCACGCCGGGAAATATTCACGAAACCATTAGCTAACAAACTTAAAG GTGCGGAAGAGAATATCCGATCACGGAAAGACCATGAATCTGTCCGGTATAGAGCGAAACAACGACTATACAGTTTGATCTCACTATTTCTTTCGCAAACAAGTCCCTTTActacaccaacaacaacaactacaacaccttcaactacaacaacatcaacaactacaacaccttcaactacaacaacatcaacaataaCGCCAACATCTTCAActacaacatcaacaacaactacaacatcaacaacaacaacaacatcaacaacaactGCAACAGCCACGGTCTCAGCAGCAACGTCAACAATCCCATCACATGGAACAACAGTGTTATGGTCGTCAGCGATCCCCATCACCGCTCCAACAACACCTCTGACAACACCAACACCTAGTAAACCACTTACAACAACACACTCTATAACGACATCCTCAACTTCAACTATAACTTTAACAACTCCAACAACAACTCAAACAATTCCATCCACAACCAGGACTCCTGCTACAACTACAACTACACCAACCACTACAACAACTCCAACAACCACTACAACCACTCCAACAACTCCGACAACCACTACAACAACtccaacaacaactacaacaactcCAACTACAACCACGACTCCCACTACAACTACCCTACCCACTACAACAGAACACGTCATACCGCCGGTTGTTTTTCACGCGTCACTGACAAATGTGTACCCTGTAATGAGCCCTAAACAAGTGATCGCGTTCGACCGGGTAATCACCAATGTGGGTCATGCGTACGACAGTAACTTCGGCCTCTTCAAAACACCCTACAACGGAGTGTACGAGTTTGTTTTGACGGTAGCAGCGGCTAAAGGACATTTTGTCGATGTGGTATTAATGAAAAACGCTGGCGTGTTGTGTCGTGCGCATGCGTCAGGAGATGAAGGGATAGGGATGTGTGTGTCGATGGTTCACGCTACAAAAGATGACGACATCTTCGTCCGCCATTTTAATGGGAAAGGGACACACATTAGTGGAATCAACGGGTATTCGTCGTTCTCCGGACACTTGATCAGTGATGATGTGAACAattaa
- the LOC138332520 gene encoding cerebellin-1-like: MVAVKLLLGVSILALLNLGTCHGSVLSSQLAERLGKLETLYGNYEKIISEDSEELIRLLNKVRAKAKAQPVETDSQDQPEVGVETEPEHELHRRQILTTPAPAVTTTLTAPVVFHATLSNSYSVMSPKQTIVYNTVITNQGNAYDSNFGVFKAQFPGLYEFVATVSAYSGYYVDVEMVLNNRMLCRAHAGSPNMEIGMCVSMVHLNTGDDVFVRHYSGRGTYIYGGYAYPSFSGHLIARD; this comes from the exons atggtggccgTCAAGCTTTTGTTAGGAGTCTCTATACTTGCCCTGTTAAATCTAGGGACCTGTCATGGCAGTGTTTTAAGTAGTCAGTTAGCTGAGAGGCTAGGCAAGCTTGAAACCCTTTATGGAAACTATGAGAAAATAATAAGTGAAGATAGTGAAGAGTTAATTCGACTTCTAAACAAAGTTAGAGCTAAGGCAAAGGCTCAACCAGTGGAGACTGACAGCCAGGACCAGCCGGAAGTTGGTGTTGAAACGGAACCGGAACATGAACTCCACAGACGAC AGATTCTGACCACCCCGGCCCCAGCTGTAACCACTACCCTGACAGCCCCAGTGGTTTTCCACGCTACCCTATCTAACTCATACAGCGTCATGAGCCCTAAACAAACCATAGTGTACAACACCGTCATCACAAACCAGGGCAACGCCTATGACTCAAACTTCGGTGTGTTCAAGGCCCAGTTTCCGGGACTCTACGAGTTCGTGGCAACTGTTTCCGCTTACTCGGGCTACTACGTCGACGTGGAAATGGTTCTAAATAACCGGATGTTATGCAGGGCGCATGCCGGATCACCAAACATGGAAATTGGAATGTGCGTTTCCATGGTTCATCTAAATACTGGTGATGACGTATTCGTACGTCACTACAGTGGGAGAGGAACCTATATCTATGGAGGCTATGCTTATCCTTCCTTTTCAGGTCATTTAATAGCTAGAGATTAA
- the LOC138332521 gene encoding uncharacterized protein, translating to MKIIGLVLVCAIVGYVTADEGNTDLADRLRTLEEERAQLEAEINLYREKAKHLLDIFRNVLQDEDDEAPTQSIKKRQLTCTTASSQIAFHSRLSRQKTFASSGEDIVFDVVHTNIGSGYNSSNGLFTAPRRGNYQLMASTMSTDGNTTDVRMVRSAHYPYNVCRTHAGNAHSSMGLCVAFVTLDENENVRVEHYSAHNQVIAGGKFSSFSGHLINDH from the exons ATGAAGATAATCGGTTTAGTTTTAGTATGTGCGATAGTTGGTTATGTTACTGCCGATGAAGGTAACACCGATCTAGCCGATAGACTGAGGACCCTTGAGGAGGAGCGAGCCCAACTAGAGGCGGAGATTAATTTGTATAGAGAAAAGGCGAAACATCTACTGGATATATTCCGAAACGTTCTACAGGACGAGGACGATGAAGCTCCGACTCAATCAATCAAAAAGAGGCAGTTGA CCTGTACCACCGCCTCCTCCCAGATCGCCTTCCACTCACGACTCAGTAGACAGAAGACATTCGCTAGTTCGGGCGAGGATATCGTATTTGACGTTGTGCATACCAATATCGGGAGCGGCTACAACAGTTCCAACGGTCTCTTCACTGCTCCCAGGCGGGGCAACTACCAGCTGATGGCGAGTACCATGTCGACTGACGGAAACACTACTGATGTCCGTATGGTTCGGTCCGCCCACTACCCATACAATGTCTGTCGGACTCACGCAGGAAATGCTCACTCGTCAATGGGACTTTGTGTAGCATTTGTCACATTAGACGAAAATGAAAATGTGCGCGTGGAACATTACTCCGCCCATAACCAGGTGATAGCCGGTGGTAAATTTTCATCCTTTTCTGGACATCTCATCAACGATCACTGA